One genomic segment of Labeo rohita strain BAU-BD-2019 chromosome 14, IGBB_LRoh.1.0, whole genome shotgun sequence includes these proteins:
- the hbegfa gene encoding heparin-binding EGF-like growth factor a, translating into MKFLTILRLFVLTIVAVTSVSGASIERFESEGPAQTAVIDLLEALSEKRSTGDNKQVEYEEEDEYYYDDEEVDELSGDYGVPLVAFSSKPKDPSAVLNGEKLEGAARKGLGRKKAKGKGKGKKRNPCLKKYKDFCIHGTCQYLRDLKGPSCICDQGYSGERCHLFSLEVKANEGAYNRTTALAVVAVVLSSLCLTIIGLLLALRFHKQGAYNVENEEKVKLGAAPHH; encoded by the exons ATGAAGTTTTTAACTATTTTGCGTCTTTTCGTCCTTACCATCG TGGCTGTCACATCTGTGAGCGGTGCGTCTATTGAGCGGTTTGAGAGCGAGGGCCCTGCACAGACAGCTGTGATTGATCTTTTGGAGGCACTAAGTGAGAAGAGATCTACGGGGGACAACAAGCAAGTGGAATATGAGGAGGAAGACGAGTATTACTATGATGATGAAGAGGTGGATGAGCTGTCAGGGGATTACGGGGTGCCATTAG TTGCGTTTTCAAGCAAACCCAAAGACCCGAGTGCAGTTTTGAATGGGGAGAAACTTGAAGGCGCAGCAAGGAAGGGGCTCGGAAGGAAGAAGGCGAAAGGAAAGGGAAAAGGCAAGAAAAGGAATCCATGTCTAAAAAAGTACAAAGACTTCTGTATCCACGGAACCTGCCAGTATCTGCGGGACTTAAAGGGGCCCTCATGCAT ATGTGACCAGGGCTACTCGGGAGAGCGTTGTCACCTTTTCTCCCTGGAGGTGAAGGCGAATGAGGGAGCGTATAACCGCACGACGGCGCTTGCTGTGGTGGCCGTGGTTCTCTCTTCATTATGTCTCACCATCATTGGACTTCTACTGGCACTCAG GTTTCACAAGCAAGGTGCATATAATGTGGAAAATGAGGAGAAGGTTAAACTGGGAGCCGCCCCACACCACTAA
- the rufy1 gene encoding RUN and FYVE domain-containing protein 1 translates to MADEDPNTKVECEDVPAKEEEPETTEPGRNDVANDTDEVQRDKRADSSWSAPILSFARKATETLSSGVNHYSAGLKGSDTSQHSSDTSDLVKTAAVKDHMVVERSNLLSMMKLSIKVLIQSSLSLGRTLDSEYPPLQQFFVVLEHCLKHGLKVKKTFIGQNKSIWAPLELIEKLCPESADIATSVRDMPGIKTGLGRARAWLHLALMQKKIADYMKELINRKDLLGEFYEPGSLIMEEEGAVIVGMLVGLNVIDANLCVKGEDLDSQVGVIDFSMYLKDPQATENTQDDSKMTAILDQKHYIEELNRHLSCTVTDLQAKMDSLEKTNSKLIEELTAATDRINALREEQEQLRQENANILQTSQRKEEVTLQDSQVELDTYRQTRQGLDEMYNVVWKQYKEEKRIRQELQKELELQNGLKQEMEVAMKLLEKDTHEKQDSLVALRQQLDQVKNLNLQMFNKAQESDRVAHKKEEDMQQLEKKMIQMEAAMKELEQRLQNSENVRKNTDESQNELRSEMKGKVNALQKRLADLDTLRAGLESELSVEKEQRQNLQRELQREQDNSAELRTQLQQLQGLQTELLGLRQEKKQLQQLCEEQEQALQEMGLHLSQSKLKMEDFKEVNKALKGHAWLKDDEATQCKQCQKEFSIARRKHHCRNCGDIYCNSCSSNELALPSYPRPVRVCDVCHSLLLQRSSIGS, encoded by the exons ATGGCGGACGAGGATCCAAACACGAAAGTTGAATGCGAAGACGTTCCTGCAAAAGAGGAAGAGCCAGAAACTACGGAACCTGGGCGAAATGATGTCGCCAACGATACCGACGAGGTGCAGAGGGACAAACGGGCGGACAGCTCGTGGTCGGCGCCGATTTTGTCGTTTGCTCGGAAAGCGACGGAGACGCTGAGCAGTGGAGTGAATCACTACAGCGCAGGGTTAAAGGGATCTGACACATCACAACACTCCTCTGACACATCAGATCTTGTAAAGACTGCAG CTGTGAAGGATCATATGGTGGTGGAGAGGTCAAATCTCCTCAGCATGATGAAGCTCAGCATTAAGGTTCTGATCCAGTCGTCTCTCAGTCTCGGACGCACGCTGGACTCTGAATATCCACCTCTGCAACAGTTCTTCGTGGTTCTGGAGCACTGCCTTAAACATGGGTTAAAAG TGAAGAAGACTTTCATTGGCCAAAATAAGTCTATCTGGGCTCCTCTGGAGCTGATAGAGAAGCTGTGCCCTGAGTCAGCTGACATTGCCACCAGTGTGCGGGATATGCCAGGAATCAA GACAGGCCTCGGACGAGCTCGAGCGTGGCTGCATCTGGCtctaatgcagaaaaaaatcgCAGACTACATGAAAGAGCTTATAAATAGAAAAGACCTTCTTGG GGAGTTTTATGAACCTGGGTCTCTTATAATGGAAGAGGAGGGGGCTGTGATTGTAGGGATGCTGGTGGGTTTGAATGTGATCGATGCCAATCTGTGTGTTAAAGGAGAGGATCTGGATTCCCAG GTGGGCGTCATTGACTTCTCAATGTATCTAAAGGATCCCCAAGCGACTGAGAATACACAAGA TGATTCAAAAATGACAGCCATTCTTGACCAGAAGCACTACATAGAAGAACTAAACCGGCATCTGAGCTGCACGGTCACGGATCTTCAGGCCAAGATGGACTCACTGGAGAAAACCAACAGCAAGCTCATTGAGGAG CTTACAGCAGCCACAGACAGAATCAATGCTTTGCGTGAAGAGCAGGAACAACTTAGAcaagaaaatgcaaatattctcCAAACTAGTCAGAGGAAAGAGGAG GTGACTCTACAAGACAGCCAGGTAGAGCTAGACACGTATCGACAGACACGGCAGGGTTTGGATGAAATGTACAATGTAGTCTGGAAGCAGTACAAGGAGGAGAAACGAATCCGGCAG GAGCTGCAAAAGGAGCTGGAGCTGCAGAACGGTCTGAAGCAGGAAATGGAAGTTGCAATGAAACTCCTAGAAAAGGACACGCATGAAAAACAAGACTCGCTGGTCGCACTGCGACAACAACTAGACCAAGTCAAGAATCTCAACTTACAGATGTTCAATAAAGCACAG GAGTCTGACCGAGTGGCCCACAAAAAAGAGGAGGACATGCAACAACTGGAAAAGAAGATGATTCAGATGGAAGCAGCCATGAAGGAACTAGAGCAGAG GcttcagaattcagaaaacgTGCGCAAGAACACAGATGAAAGCCAGAATGAGCTGAGATCGGAGATGAAAGGGAAAGTGAACGCTCTGCAGAAGCGTCTCGCTGACCTCGACACACTCAG gGCAGGCCTGGAGTCAGAGCTTAGCGTGGAGAAAGAGCAGCGGCAAAATCTGCAGAGGGAGTTACAGAGAGAACAGGACAACAGCGCAGAGCTGCGCACACAACTGCAGCAGCTGCAGGGCCTGCAGACG GAACTGCTTGGTCTTCGACAGGAGAAGAAACAGCTCCAGCAGCTGTGTGAGGAGCAGGAACAGGCTCTACAGGAGATGGGCCTTCATCTCAGCCA ATCCAAACTCAAGATGGAGGACTTCAAAGAGGTCAACAAAGCCTTGAAG GGTCATGCCTGGCTAAAAGACGACGAAGCTACACAGTGCAAGCAGTGCCAAAAAGAATTCTCAATCGCTCGGAGAAAA CACCACTGCAGGAACTGTGGCGACATCTATTGCAACAGCTGCTCCAGCAATGAGCTGGCTCTGCCCTCGTACCCCAGACCCGTCCGCGTATGTGACGTCTGCCATTCCCTTCTGCTCCAACGGAGCTCCATCGGCTCATGA